A stretch of the Hippocampus zosterae strain Florida chromosome 16, ASM2543408v3, whole genome shotgun sequence genome encodes the following:
- the rrm1 gene encoding ribonucleoside-diphosphate reductase large subunit: MHVIKRDGRQEAVSFDKITSRILKLCYGLNLDFVDPTGITMKVIQGLYNGVSTVELDTLAAETAATLTTKHPDYAILAARIAVSNLHKETKKVFSDVMEDLYAYINPVNKCHLPMISKETLDIVLENKARLNSAIIYDRDFSYNFFGFKTLERSYLLKINGKVAERPQHMLMRVAVGIHKGDIDAAIETYNLLSEKWFTHASPTLFNAGTNNPQLSSCFLLAMKDDSINGIYDTLKHCALISKSAGGIGLAVSCIRATGSYIAGTNGTSNGLVPMLRVYNNTARYVDQGGNKRPGAFAIYLEPWHFDVFDFLELKKNTGKEEQRARDLFFAMWIPDLFMKRVESNQDWSLMCPYECPGLDECWGEEFEKLYTRYEKEGRAKRVVKAQQVWYAIIESQTETGTPYMLYKDACNGKSNQQNLGTIKSSNLCTEIVEYTSKDEVAVCNLASIALNMYVTSEKTYDFKRLSSVTKVIVKNLNKIIDVNYYPVPEAERSNKRHRPIGIGVQGLADAFILMRYPFESREAQLLNTQIFETIYYAALEASCELAAEFGPYETYAGSPVSKGILQYDMWGRIPTDLWDWRALKEKISKHGVRNSLLLAPMPTASTAQILGNNESIEAYTSNIYTRRVLSGEFQIVNPHLLKDLTERGLWNDDMKNQLIAQNGSIQAIEEIPDDLKQLYKTVWEISQKTVLKMAADRGAYIDQSQSMNIHIAEPNYGKLSSMHFYGWKLGLKTGMYYLRTKPAANPIQFTLNKEKLKEAQATKRLGEELKERNMATLVCSLANKDECLMCGS, encoded by the exons ATGCATGTGATCAAACGAG ATGGACGCCAAGAGGCAGTTAGCTTTGATAAAATCACATCTCGCATCCTGAAGCTTTGCTATGGCCTCAATTTGGATTTTGTAGACCCT ACTGGGATCACAATGAAGGTGATCCAGGGTTTGTACAACGGCGTGAGCACTGTGGAGCTGGATACTCTGGCCGCAGAGACCGCCGCTACCCTGACTACCAAACATCCCGACTACGCTATCCTGGCAGCACGGATTGCCGTGTCCAACCTGCACAAGGAAACCAAGAAAGTCTTCAGTG atgtgatGGAGGACCTGTATGCCTACATCAACCCAGTCAACAAGTGTCACCTCCCCATGATCTCGAAAGAGACACTTGACATTGTGCTGGAAAACAAAGCG cGTCTCAACTCTGCCATCATTTACGACAGAGACTTTTCGTACAACTTCTTTGGTTTCAAG ACTCTTGAGCGATCATActtgttgaaaataaatggcaAAG TTGCCGAGAGACCCCAGCACATGCTAATGAGAGTGGCGGTGGGCATTCACAAAGGAGATATCGATGCCGCTATTGAGACTTACAACCTACTGTCAGAGAAATGGTTCACGCACGCCTCCCCAACTCTATTCAACGCTGGTACCAACAATCCACAACTGTCCAG ctgctTCCTGCTAGCGATGAAGGATGACAGCATCAATGGTATTTATGACACACTGAAGCATTGCGCCCTCATCTCTAAATCAGCGGGAGGCATCGGCTTGGCCGTCAGCTGCATCAGAGCTACCGGGAGCTACATTGCTGGG acaaACGGCACTTCGAATGGGCTGGTTCCGATGCTCCGTGTTTACAACAACACGGCGCGCTATGTTGACCAAGGAGGCAACAAG AGACCCGGTGCATTCGCCATCTACTTAGAGCCGTGGCATTTCGATGTATTTGACTTTCTGGAGTTAAAGAAGAACACGGGTAAAGAGGAGCAGAGGGCCAGAGACCTTTTCTTTGCTATGTGGATCCCAGACCTCTTCATGAAACGTGTAGAAAGCAATCAG GACTGGTCTCTCATGTGCCCTTATGAGTGTCCCGGTTTGGACGAGTGTTGGGGAGAAGAATTTGAGAAGCTCTACACAAG ATATGAGAAGGAGGGCCGGGCTAAGCGTGTGGTGAAGGCTCAGCAGGTGTGGTACGCCATCATCGAGTCCCAGACTGAAACGGGCACGCCGTACATGCTGTACAAGGACGCCTGCAATGGGAAGAGCAACCAGCAGAACCTCGGCACCATCAAATCCAGCAATCTGTGCACAGAGATTGTCGAATACACCAGTAAAGATGAG GTTGCAGTGTGCAACTTGGCTTCCATTGCCCTCAACATGTACGTCACCTCCGAGAAGACCTATGACTTCAAAAGGCTTTCGTCTGTCACCAAAGTCATCGTGAAGAACCTCAACAAGATCATTGACGTCAACTACTACCCCGTGCCCGAG GCTGAGCGCTCGAACAAACGTCATCGACCAATAGGAATTGGCGTTCAAGGCCTGGCCGACGCCTTCATCCTGATGCGTTACCCGTTTGAAAGCCGGGAAGCCCAGTTGCTCAACACCCAAATCTTCGAGACCATCTATTACGCCGCTTTGGAGGCCAGCTGCGAGCTAGCGGCTGAGTTCGGGCCTTACGAAACCTACGCCGGTTCACCCGTTAGTAAGGGG ATACTTCAGTATGACATGTGGGGGCGAATCCCAACTGATTTGTGGGACTGGAGAGCTTTGAAGGAAAAAATATCCAA GCACGGCGTTAGGAACAGTCTGCTTTTGGCGCCCATGCCCACGGCCTCCACTGCTCAGATCCTTGGTAACAATGAGTCTATCGAGGCCTACACCAGCAATATCTACACCCGCAGAGTGCTCTCAGGGGAGTTTCAG ATTGTCAATCCTCACCTGCTGAAGGACCTCACAGAGCGAGGACTTTGGAACGATGACATGAAGAACCAACTGATTGCTCAGAATGGCTCCATCCAG GCCATCGAGGAAATTCCAGATGATCTGAAGCAATTGTACAAAACCGTGTGGGAGATCTCTCAGAAAACCGTCCTGAAAATGGCAGCCGACCGCGGCGCCTACATTGACCAGAGCCAGTCGATGAACATCCACATTGCCGAGCCCAACTACGGCAAACTGAGCAGCATGCACTTCTACGGCTGGAAGTTG GGCCTTAAAACGGGCATGTACTACCTGAGGACGAAGCCCGCAGCCAACCCCATCCAATTCACCCTCAACAAAGAGAAGCTCAAAGAAGCTCAGGCGACGAAGCGTTTGGGGGAGGAGCTCAAAGAACGCAACATGGCCACCCTGGTGTGTTCGCTAGCCAATAAAGACGAGTGTCTGATGTGTGGCTCCTAG